From Glycine max cultivar Williams 82 chromosome 11, Glycine_max_v4.0, whole genome shotgun sequence, the proteins below share one genomic window:
- the LOC100803810 gene encoding U3 small nucleolar ribonucleoprotein protein IMP4-like translates to MLRRNIRLRREYLYRKSLEGKERLLYEKKRKIREALQEGKPIPTELRNEEAALRREIDLEDENTAVPRTHIDDEYAYAAEKDPKILLTTSRDPSAPLQQFVKELSFVFPNAQRMNRGGQVISEIIESCRAHDYTDVVLVHEHRGVPDGLIVCHLPFGPTAYFGLLNVVTRHEIKDKKAIGTMPEAYPHLILDNFSTKLGDRTANILKHLFPVPKPDTKRIVTFSNQSDYISFRHHIYEKHGGPKSIELKEIGPRFELRLYQIKLGTVDQAEAQIEWVIRPYMNTTKKRKFLSN, encoded by the exons ATGCTGCGTAGAAACATCCGTTTGAGGAGAGAGTATTTGTACCGAAAGAGCTTAGAAGGCAAAGAACGCTTGCTCTACGAAAAGAAGCGCAAAATCAGAGAAGCTCTTCAAG aaggGAAACCCATACCCACTGAACTCAGAAACGAGGAAGCTGCTCTTCGCCGCGAAATCGACCTCGAAGATGAAAACACCGCTG TTCCGAGAACGCACATTGACGATGAGTATGCTTATGCTGCGGAAAAGGATCCTAAAATTTTGCTGACTACTTCCAGGGATCCGAGTGCTCCTCTTCAACAGTTTGTTAAG GAGTTGAGTTTTGTGTTTCCCAATGCACAGAGGATGAATCGCGGTGGTCAG GTTATCTCAGAGATTATAGAATCTTGTCGTGCACATGACTATACAGATGTTGTTTTGGTCCATGAACATCGTGGTGTACCAGACGGTTTAATTGTTTGCCATCTACCATTTGGTCCAACTGCATATTTTGGATTACTCAACGTG GTTACAAGGCATGAAATTAAagacaagaaagccattggaacAATGCCTGAGGCTTATCCACATCTGATTCTCGATAATTTCTCAACTAAG TTAGGTGACAGAACCGCAAACATTCTGAAGCATCTTTTTCCAGTGCCAAAACCAGACACAAAACGTATTGTCACCTTTTCCAACCAGTCTGACTATATCTCATTCAG GCATCATATTTATGAAAAGCATGGGGGCCCTAAATCTATAGAACTGAAGGAAATTGGTCCCCGGTTTGAGTTACGGCTTTATCAG ATAAAGTTGGGAACGGTGGATCAAGCTGAAGCTCAAATAGAATGGGTCATCAGACCTTACATGAACACCACCAAAAAGCGGAAATTTCTCAGTAATTGA